In Archangium violaceum, the following are encoded in one genomic region:
- a CDS encoding glycoside hydrolase family 26 protein — MQGHPAAKTSTRWFSRVGTLIAALMLTLGARPASAQVSKTLSTPGPSAQAQKVYNLLVDLENNSRNGVAKQTIMGQHCEAHKESYAGEYWVKVGDISGRRPGFVEFDFGPGNYTSSYNAPYVDYAVGFARDRFIYGEGIVGFSFHMSYPGASAKSWENNFRQNWMDYNWMGRVINWQANTTEYQAFLRDLSFAADKLASLQQQGVPVLFRPLHEMNKKGSASPFWWANHDPSQYRQLWNIMHDYLVKTRGLKNLIFVWSPYEWDGTYGGDPWNYYPGADRVDVVAVDIYHGNPYHPASFYDGLKGYNKPRMLAETDKLPVRWGDSRYGTVSEIDARPWVLWSVWGDSLIYNLGSTSPNDWNVSSNYKAIKDTYGYYSSYWRVLTGGSNATYNWAGLR; from the coding sequence ATGCAAGGCCATCCCGCGGCAAAGACATCTACCCGCTGGTTCTCGCGCGTCGGCACGCTGATCGCCGCGCTCATGCTGACCCTGGGGGCCCGTCCCGCCTCGGCCCAGGTCTCCAAGACGTTGAGCACCCCGGGGCCGAGCGCCCAGGCTCAGAAGGTCTACAACCTGCTCGTCGATCTGGAGAACAACAGCCGCAACGGCGTCGCGAAGCAGACCATCATGGGGCAGCACTGCGAGGCCCATAAAGAGAGCTACGCCGGGGAGTACTGGGTCAAGGTTGGCGACATCTCGGGCAGGCGTCCCGGCTTCGTGGAGTTCGATTTCGGGCCCGGGAACTACACCTCGTCCTACAACGCTCCGTACGTGGACTACGCCGTCGGCTTTGCTCGTGACCGGTTCATCTACGGAGAGGGCATTGTCGGCTTCAGCTTCCACATGTCCTATCCAGGCGCATCCGCGAAGAGCTGGGAGAACAACTTCCGGCAGAACTGGATGGACTACAACTGGATGGGCCGGGTCATCAACTGGCAGGCGAACACCACCGAGTACCAGGCGTTCCTGAGGGATCTGTCGTTCGCGGCCGACAAGCTGGCGTCTCTGCAGCAGCAGGGGGTCCCCGTCCTGTTCCGTCCGTTGCACGAGATGAACAAGAAGGGCAGCGCCTCGCCGTTCTGGTGGGCGAATCACGATCCCTCCCAGTACCGGCAGCTCTGGAACATCATGCACGACTACCTGGTCAAGACGCGGGGGTTGAAGAACCTGATCTTCGTCTGGTCTCCCTATGAGTGGGACGGCACCTACGGAGGAGACCCGTGGAACTACTACCCGGGTGCTGATCGCGTGGACGTCGTGGCGGTGGACATCTACCACGGCAACCCCTACCACCCCGCCAGCTTCTATGACGGGCTGAAGGGCTACAACAAACCGCGCATGCTCGCGGAGACCGACAAGCTCCCCGTGCGCTGGGGCGACAGTCGCTATGGCACCGTCTCCGAGATCGATGCCCGTCCCTGGGTGCTCTGGTCGGTGTGGGGGGACTCGCTCATCTACAACCTCGGCAGCACCAGCCCGAACGACTGGAACGTGTCGAGCAACTACAAGGCCATCAAGGACACGTACGGGTACTACTCCAGCTACTGGCGGGTGCTGACCGGAGGCAGCAACGCCACCTACAACTGGGCCGGGCTGCGCTGA